The genomic region ATGTTCCAGGCTTTGATCTGTCTTCCAGATCTCTGAAATTTATGGAGAGATGGcactttcattttttaattagaacTCGATGATCTTAAATTTTTCTCtatctaaaattatttatttcttgcatccttcttcgaaattatttttccaGGTTTGCGCCACGTTGGGTACCACGGGCTCATGTTCCTTTGACAATTTGGAAGAGGTACACAATCATAAATTTCTCATAACTTGAAAGCCACTACAAGtatgtatttactatatttttactGGACGCAGATAGGTATAGTTTGTCGCGATTTCAATATTTGGCTCCATGTCGATAGCGCTTACGCGGGCAGCGCTTTTATTTGCCCCGAATTCCGCACCTGGCTGCGGGGCATTGAGAAAGCAGATTCGATCGCCTTCAATCCATCTAAGTGGCTGATGGTACATTTTGACGCCACAGCATTATGGTAAGCgatatttccatacaagaactctaTGTTAAAGCGCTCCTTCTTTTTCATTCCAATAACCACATTAGGATTAAGGACAGCACCGCCGTGCATCGCACCTTCAATGTTGAACCACTTTACTTACAGCACGAAAATTCTGGTGTTTCCATTGACTACATGCATTGGCAAATACCGCTAAGTAGGCGCTTTCGCgctttgaaagttttcttcGTATTGCGTTCGTTCGGCATTAAGGGTCTGCAGAAGCACATACGCGAAGGTGTACGTCTGGCGCAAAAGTTCGAAGCGCTCGTGTTGGCCGACCACCGTTTCGAGATACCAGCTAAACGGCACTTGGGTAAGACTAGGAAATGGAACCAAAGTAACGTTAATGATAATGTGACTTCTTAAAAACCCCAGGCATGGTGGTGTTTCGCATCAAGGGTGAAAATGAGATCACTGAACGTCTGTTGAAGCGTCTCAATCATCGCGGCAATCTGCATTGCATACCTTCCTCTTTGAAAGGCAAGTATGTCATACGATTCACGGTGACCTCTACAAATACAACTGTCGACGATATTGTGAAGGATTGGAACGAGATAAGGCGCGTTGCGTCCATGATACTGGACGAAATGAACATTACAATATCGAATAGAAATAAGGTTTACCTTAAGGGTAAGTTTGGTATttcaatcatattttttataatgctTACACTTGTGTGAGTGCGTAATCTGAATAATTCTTCGACTTTAGTAAAAAAGATGATGTGTATGTGAACATGTGAAGAACTTAGAGACATTTTTGTGACGTTTTGTGAAGATTCCTTAGATAAGCGCCTAAAACTATGCAACTTTCAGCAAACGCTAAGAAAAACTGTAAGAAGGGCGGACTTATAAAGAAGCAGCCACTGTGACTTGCTCGAAAACAAGTAGGTTTTTTATGAAGGGCGAAATGGCTCTTGAAATATTGTTCAAAGTGCAACACGCATATAGAAAAGTCAGATCCGTAGAGACTTCACTATCTGGAGCACGAAGAAGGTGTATTAGTCACCTTAAGGATCTTGGTCGGCAAAATCCCCAAGATAGTGGGCAGGCGACCTGCCATCTTAATAAGAGGAGCCATTAGTAAGTTTATGGCCACTTCTTACTACACACTCCAGAAGTGGGCATCGCAAGCGGGCTTGTGATTGAATCTGAAGGAAATGTATCTGCTTGTTCTCACTATCTACCGGCTCGCTACGCTGTACATAACTGGAACTCTAAGAACCATTCCAATGGCGTTTTTGAACTAGtgctcttcgctgaaaactgcgcgaTGAAATCAGCCGGAAGGACTACATGGCTGCAGCGGAATTTtcatatagaaccttcgggcatagcaCGGTGGATAATGGCGGTTTGGCAAGCACATACTACATGATCCAATTTTTCAGTTGGAAAGGAAGGTATGATAGCTGCGCGCAACACATTCAATATTTATACGGATTACTCGAAGATGGAGTACGGAATTGGTgcccagagttaggcataagccTTTTAAGCTAATCACTGCAGTTTACTTCGagcagaggtctttgctatGACGATGTTGAAAAGAGAATCAAAGAGAAGTTGGGGAGGGTTGTTCGATGTATTTATGGGAatgtgcgaaaaaaattaagaacagTTAGAGTCATCTTATCACTAAAGAAACTTTTCAATCACATGGAGCTTTGCGGTGCTCCGAAGAAGTATTTACTGAACTCTAAGAGACTATATACTTAGGCAAAACGTTTCTATAATTGAAACATTGATTGTGAGAAATATGAGTGTTATattatcaaaattatataagaaacttttaaaaatatagggAAATGTCTTAATACCTCTCACATAACATTTGTAAATCCACAGATACGAAAGATAAAAGCGAAGCTTTTGGCTCCAGTCTTCTGCTCTCAAACTCACCACTCTCCCCGAAAATCGTCAACGGTTCTTTTGCGGCCATATTTGATGCTGACGAATTTTTGGCCAAAACCTATGCTGGCGTACGTATTGCTGTAAGTTTCAACGAATTTATAGTTAACCAAAacaaattctaatattttttggtttaatttgcACAGCACCAAGAATCGCCATCGATGCGGCGACGTGTGCGCGGTATACTCATGTCTGGTAAAAAATAAGTGGCCTTGTgttttaaatttgcatatatggATTACCActgtaatatttaaataacgGTTTCTCTCCCTCATTATAAACAGGCAAACAATTCTCACTAGACTCCCATATGGATGTGGTCGTGCAGAACTCCTTCGATTCGGGTACGAATAATTCAAGCACTGAGGCAAATGGCACCACAACACCagtaaaaaagaataaaaatccAAGCTCGATATGCGAAGATAGTGAAGAGTCCGCGGAAGGTATGCCGTCAAGGTAGAGTAGTCAGCTAATGGCTTCCGCAAAAGCTAAATGTtctattgtatttgtatttgttgttgctattgttcgTATATTCCTTTAAGCTTCACCTGCAACGGCGTGTAGTGAAAACCTGGCTTGATGAATACATgactatataattattttagttcAATATCGGTAAAGGTGCTCCTGTAGGAAGTTTCTGTGGGCCCAAAAGCGAAAACTTCGAAGAAAACAATAAACACTAGATTTTTCTTATCATAAAAGTATGCTAAATTTCAGACGATATTTAGTAATTGAAGTATATGCTTTTAACATCTACATCATAACCTCACTCTGTGCGCACCCTTTACCGATCGCTTGTACACTGCATTCatgaaatatttagttttaccAACGCACCTTGCTCAAATAGATTATCCAACGGTTAAACGAACCGCCACGTCGCCGAACTATTCAACGATGAAGATAGCGGCTGAATATCTGAGCCAAAACTCAATTTCCGCTACAACAAACCTCGCAGCACTACGTCGCAAAAGCACCGCCACGCAAACACCGCAACATCACTACAAACCGTTGCATGCCACTTTGGATGAAGTCTCCGATGAGACTTCCGACGACTTGCTCTCGGAGAAAAGTGTGCTGAACAGTGCGAATGCGCAGCTGGTGGCCGCTAGTTGCAAGTTGCTTTTGGCAAACACACTGCCAACTCTTGCCGCAACCTCCTCCACGGCGCCTGCCTCGCTGCGCACAACGCCATCACCGCCTCTGCCAGTGCCGCAACAACAGCGCGcaggcaataataataatttcacacAACAAATGCAAGCGATCAGTAATGCGGCAAGCGCTTCAACGCGCACCATCATGCGCGCGAATACAATGCAAGAGGTCTATCATGGTAAGCGTTACCTCGACACAGGCGTGGCTGTGGGTCCAGCCAACAATTACTTCTCTAATACCATTACCAATGCGAACACGCCGAGCGGCGGCACCACACCGACTACACCGAGCGCCGAAACACCGGACGCTGAGTCGCAATGGAGCGCGCTATTTCACAGTTTCGATACCGCGCCGGCACCTACAGTGCGCGGTGTGAGCTATTTGAGCGGTCGTCTACTAAATATGGATAGCGTTTCGGCGCGCTCCACTTCTACGCTACCGAGTATTGACGAAAGCGCTTCCGAATGCATGTCCGTCTCATCGACGTCCACACCGGCGGACACATTCAGTATGCCTGCGCAGCTGTTGTCGAACCGACACAATGTGACACGCTTTTACAGCGCGCCAAGTGCGCGTCCCGGTGCGCCGCCCGCGTCAATGCCAAGCACGTTGGCTTCATTTTCGTTAAACGCTATGACACTCTCCGAGGACGAGACAGACGCGGATGCGTGGCAGGTGGCGCGTTGCGGCAGTTCGGAGGATTACTCCATCACTTCATCGGGTGCACAATCGCGTTCGTCGTCGTTAGATCTGGTTTGATTTTGGATCAAAGTTAGCTGTCAGagtgagtatatacatatgtatatacatatgttgttgtGGGCTTTAGTTTATGATGAGTTGTGTTTTCGTTTGAGttgaaaatatagcaaaatagtaaaatatatcGAAACTGGCAATGACATGAAATGAATTTGGAAAACGTGACACTAAAACTAATGAAATATATGGAATTTGCAAATATCTACAAACATAATATATTCAAGATTTACTAATTAAAGCGTtatggaaaaaacaaaaatttaaataaaaaataatataaaattttaaactattagTAAAgccttgtttttttattttatttattttttaattctttttacaaaaaaaaaatttttaattgctaaaatttattttaaaaaataattataaaatcatacattttaaaatattttttttttaatttttttttattcttgtttttatttgttttttatattcaattttcagcttaacttttaatatttgtagttttgtatttaaaattttttaaatatttttttatcatttataaatatttggtataatttttttgatttgtattttaattttttatattttttaaatattttttttttatcatttataaatattttgtataagtttttttcatttgtattttaatttttatttgtattttttaaatatttttattatttctaaatatttatataatttgttaatttatattttaatttttttattttttaaattttttttatcatttataactatttttatattatattatat from Bactrocera tryoni isolate S06 chromosome 3, CSIRO_BtryS06_freeze2, whole genome shotgun sequence harbors:
- the LOC120770452 gene encoding histidine decarboxylase isoform X1, with product MDVNEYRRRGKEMVDYIADYLENIRDRRVFPDVKPGYMRGLLPEFAPVEGENWDAIFADVERVIMPGITHWQSPHMHAYFPALNSFPSLLGDMLADAINCLGFTWASSPACTELEVIVMNWLGKMIGLPDDFLHLHNKSPGGGVIQTTASEATLVCLLAGRTRAIQRFHERHPGFQDAEINARLVAYCSDQAHSSVEKAALIGLVRMRFIEADDSLAMRGKALREAIEDDIKQGLVPFWVCATLGTTGSCSFDNLEEIGIVCRDFNIWLHVDSAYAGSAFICPEFRTWLRGIEKADSIAFNPSKWLMVHFDATALWIKDSTAVHRTFNVEPLYLQHENSGVSIDYMHWQIPLSRRFRALKVFFVLRSFGIKGLQKHIREGVRLAQKFEALVLADHRFEIPAKRHLGMVVFRIKGENEITERLLKRLNHRGNLHCIPSSLKGKYVIRFTVTSTNTTVDDIVKDWNEIRRVASMILDEMNITISNRNKVYLKDTKDKSEAFGSSLLLSNSPLSPKIVNGSFAAIFDADEFLAKTYAGVRIAHQESPSMRRRVRGILMSGKQFSLDSHMDVVVQNSFDSGTNNSSTEANGTTTPVKKNKNPSSICEDSEESAEDYPTVKRTATSPNYSTMKIAAEYLSQNSISATTNLAALRRKSTATQTPQHHYKPLHATLDEVSDETSDDLLSEKSVLNSANAQLVAASCKLLLANTLPTLAATSSTAPASLRTTPSPPLPVPQQQRAGNNNNFTQQMQAISNAASASTRTIMRANTMQEVYHGKRYLDTGVAVGPANNYFSNTITNANTPSGGTTPTTPSAETPDAESQWSALFHSFDTAPAPTVRGVSYLSGRLLNMDSVSARSTSTLPSIDESASECMSVSSTSTPADTFSMPAQLLSNRHNVTRFYSAPSARPGAPPASMPSTLASFSLNAMTLSEDETDADAWQVARCGSSEDYSITSSGAQSRSSSLDLV
- the LOC120770452 gene encoding histidine decarboxylase isoform X2; this translates as MDVNEYRRRGKEMVDYIADYLENIRDRRVFPDVKPGYMRGLLPEFAPVEGENWDAIFADVERVIMPGITHWQSPHMHAYFPALNSFPSLLGDMLADAINCLGFTWASSPACTELEVIVMNWLGKMIGLPDDFLHLHNKSPGGGVIQTTASEATLVCLLAGRTRAIQRFHERHPGFQDAEINARLVAYCSDQAHSSVEKAALIGLVRMRFIEADDSLAMRGKALREAIEDDIKQGLVPFWVCATLGTTGSCSFDNLEEIGIVCRDFNIWLHVDSAYAGSAFICPEFRTWLRGIEKADSIAFNPSKWLMVHFDATALWIKDSTAVHRTFNVEPLYLQHENSGVSIDYMHWQIPLSRRFRALKVFFVLRSFGIKGLQKHIREGVRLAQKFEALVLADHRFEIPAKRHLGMVVFRIKGENEITERLLKRLNHRGNLHCIPSSLKGKYVIRFTVTSTNTTVDDIVKDWNEIRRVASMILDEMNITISNRNKVYLKDTKDKSEAFGSSLLLSNSPLSPKIVNGSFAAIFDADEFLAKTYAGVRIAHQESPSMRRRVRGILMSGKQFSLDSHMDVVVQNSFDSGTNNSSTEANGTTTPVKKNKNPSSICEDSEESAEGMPSSFTCNGV